A portion of the Psilocybe cubensis strain MGC-MH-2018 chromosome 10, whole genome shotgun sequence genome contains these proteins:
- a CDS encoding Fruiting body protein SC1 produces MQINVRVIISALSLASLAAANPVPRNEPTGQCNTGELQCCNSVQAANSSGATSLLGPLGIVLGDVTALVGINCSPISVVGVVGNSCNTQPVCCTDNSFNGLVSLGCTPINLNL; encoded by the exons ATGCAAATCAACGTCCGAGTCATCATCTCTGCTCTGTCGTTGGCCAGCCTTGCAGCTGCCAACCCGGTTCCCAGAAACGAACCTACCGGTCAATGCAATACAGGAGAGCTACAATGCT GCAACAGCGTTCAAGCTGCTAATAGTAGTGGTGCCACTTCCCTCCTGGGCCCTCTCGGAATTGTCCTCGGTGATGTTACGGCCCTTGTTGGCATCAACTGCAGCCCCATCTCcgttgttggtgttgttggAAACTCCTG CAATACTCAGCCTGTCTGCTGCACCGACAACAGCTTCA ACGGACTTGTTTCTCTTGGGTGCACTCCCATTAACCTCAACTTGTAA
- a CDS encoding Mitochondrial 2-oxodicarboxylate carrier 2 codes for MQLDTGKTSAGLVGTFRNIIREEGAGRLYRGLVPPLMLEAPKRAVKFAANDFWGKTFLGLSGESKMTQSISILTGCSAGATESFVVVPFELVKIKLQDKKSTYKGPIDVVKQVVQKNGLLGLYVGMESTFWRHVYWNGGYFGSIYQIKSLLPKPQTQKAELLNNFISGAIGGFAGTVLNTPFDVVKSRIQGTEKIPGVVPKYNWTYPALATIAREEGLGALYKGFIPKVLRLAPGGGVLLLVVEFTLGIFRTALGPPYI; via the exons ATGCAGCTTGATACTGGGAAAACCTCAGCTGGTCTTGTAGGGACATTCAGGAATATCATCAGGGAAGAAGG TGCAGGTCGCCTTTACCGAG GACTCGTGCCTCCCTTGATGTTGGAGGCACCCAAGCGTGCTGTGAAATT CGCTGCCAATGATTTCTGGGGAAAGACCTTCCTGGGTCTGTCTGGCGAATCTAAGATGACCCAAAGCATATCTATCCTGACTGGTTGCAGCGCGGGAGCTACT GAAAGTTTCGTCGTCGTACCTTTCGAACTCGTAAAAATCAA ACTTCAGGACAAGAAAAGCACCTACAAAGGACCTATTGATGTTGTGAAGCAAGTCGTCCAGAAGAACGGATTACTTGGCCTATATGTTGGAATGGAATCAACTTTCTGGAG GCACGTCTACTGGAACGGAGGATACTTCGGATCTATCtatcaaatcaaatcacTCCTTCCTAAGCCTCAG ACTCAAAAGGCTGAACTCCTCAACAACTTCATCTCCGGTGCAATTGGTGGCTTCGCCGGAACCGTGCTCAATACCCC TTTCGAT GTCGTCAAATCTCGCATTCAAGGAACTGAAAAGATACCCGGCGTTGTGCCAAAATATAACTGGACATACCCTGCTTTAGCTACAATCGCTCGCGAGGAAGGATTGGGAGCTTTGTACAAAGGATTTATACCCAAAGTTCTTCGGCTCGCCCCAGGAGGCGGTGTTCTACTCCTTGTTGTAGAGTTTACGTTGGGTATCTTTAGGACCG CACTTGGCCCTCCATACATTTAA
- a CDS encoding Signal recognition particle 9 kDa protein, which yields MPSHPLQTRYSVKWKSSEGKLVLKITDNTTCIKFKTNSSIFLNRFESLNLSIMQKMQNQQRREETPAAAPTSDVHPAAENDRASPVPAQISNAIPVQVPATGGVKKKKPKKKK from the exons ATGCCCTCCCACCCGCTGCAGACTCGCTACTCTGTAAAGTGGAAATCGTCTGAAGGCAAACTGGTGCTGAAGATCACAGACAACACGACA TGTATTAAGTTCAAGACCAATTCGTCCATTTTCCTCAATCGATTCGAGTCGCTCAATCTATCCATCATGCAGAAAATGCAGAATCAACAGCGTCGCGAGGAAACGCCAGCTGCTGCTCCCACCAGCGACGTGCATCCAGCAGCCGAAAATGATCGTGCTAGCCCTGTTCCTGCTCAAATATCAAATGCGATTCCTGTCCAGGTCCCGGCGACTGGTGgggtaaaaaagaaaaagcccaaaaagaagaaatag